In the Primulina tabacum isolate GXHZ01 chromosome 15, ASM2559414v2, whole genome shotgun sequence genome, AGGGtattcttggtgaaaataaattgaaacatggctcacgtgggtcgagtcatggttcacgagggccaaataattattaaaagtctaagttttaaatttaggaattttattttaaaatttgaaattattcgggattaaaagGCCTTAAAAACGAATAATTAAAGATCAATTAAAAAGCCTATTATTTAAGCTAtaaaaaattatggaaaaaattaaattatgtttaaataattatttgggacatgttagagtcaagaaaattaagaaaaagtgaaaaacgtgaaattttacgtctatgggtaaaacggtaattttacacccgaaaattaataaatatcatgGTAGTGCTCTGAATGTTGtttatatgatattatgattattttaaatgtttaaggattttttatatgttaaaatgtttattataaaggtttatggaattttgtgattcatttatggaatttatgatgaacgataaagttaaaaggatatgttgcatgcttgtttttaaaggaaaaaagatattaaatgcatgatgtttataaagtgatgaaaatgtaaaacgttgaaagaagtgaagtaattgtgactgtTGAGGATATtaggatatgaggataagaatgaggatatcgtgagggaaaaggccccagagggagcccatttatgggagaaggcctcagacgaagccaacgatcgtatttcctttcgatgaggataggccaaggctcagctGACGAgaaagtgtcgctgatgtccccgccgcccagtactgtggtaacATGTGGATGGATTTATCGACTTTGTGAGGacgaggaaagtcacaattaacgatctgaattcaataaaaaaagaaaaatttttatgatcatgaagaaaggatacatgttatgaaatgaggaaaaggaaaatgttgagatttatgttatgcatgtcatgaaaatgttatttttacgtaaaagtattttcattgttgatTGTGATTTTATACATACTATTTGTTATAAAgaatatggtgtgttgagtttttagactcactaggtatgattgatgcatgtgtgagtttgatggaggtcttgatggtttacctgactggactgaaggtgcacatgacccgaggactagcgcttctattttccgcacttatgatttacgtttacgtttaagttaaaagattttacgagtatttatttatgcttttgagagatttttgagagatttagtatgagctacacttttcaaatttattgctttttaggtttgataTACGTTGACGATTTCATATTTTGACtattttctttgattttcaaaaactatttggttgttttattttaaaaatggtgcaaaaatatTCTATATAGGTTGTTTAGGGTTTGGCCGATTTAGTGAAgtgttgtaaaaaaaaatttctagtacttttaagcaAAAAGattagcagacgtttcacttACCACCTCTCATATCCATACTCGGCAGCAGCCGACAGACATATTCACCAAGGCCTTGGGTTTAGATCAACATCACCACCTCTTATACAGGCTTAACATGTTGAACATCTTACAAGCTTGAGGGGGTGTGTTAAATAGATTGCTTGATATCTATCAAGTTAGTTACAGTTGCTAGATTAGAAATTAGAGTTACACATcatctcatatatatatattgatatagACTCTCTGTATAAGTGGCTGGAGATATTTTTTCTTctatcaataaatattttgatatctttttgaGCTCAGAGTCCATCAATGGCTGCCATGTATGCACATTCTAACATATACTACAAAAATcgattttaaatcttttttagGTAAGGCTCTTACATCTCAAAATGTAAATGTATCTAGATTTTCATTTTTTCAAATCAAATATAAAGTTTAACATAATCTTTATCTTGGCAAGCCCACAATACTTGCTAAAATGCAATTTTGGGTCCTCACAAGGCAATGAACTTAATGATCTGAGGACGAGACGtacactaaattatttaataaaatattatttattatggaATCTTTACATAGAAAAATACCCGAAACATATTTTGTCACTCACACCTCCTAAGCCTATGATAGCGTATGGAATATGggaaataaaaagaaaagataAAAAGTATAACAAAGGTATTGGTCAAGGACTTATGCATAATGCAAAACAACAACATCGTACTCCACAATAGCATCACCCGAAGTGTTGTTATACTTGATCGTATTCAGCATGGCGGAGCCACGTGCTAGTCGGAAAACACCGGAGCCACCAACAATCGGCAGCTCACGATACTGATCCTTGAACGGATTGTGGCCGATCAGACTCAGTGTGCTGCCTTTGTATTTCCCATTTGTAAACACAAAATTGTATGTCATATGGAAGCCAAGCTTCTCCAAGGCGGCCGACACGAAAAGGCCCTGAGCTCGGCCTACTATCTCTGAATCTGGGCTCGACCCTGAAGTTAATAGATCATCTATGGTGGCGATCATGCCAAAATATGTAGGCGAATGAATTGTATAGTTGGCTAATACAATCGGAATATTGGTCGGATTTGGGCCGCTAACAATGTCATGAAGGTAGAAACGAAGCTCGGTCACCTTTTGCTTCAAGTGAGGCAGTTTTTTGTACCACATTTTCATTTCTTCGGGACCCTTAACAACGCCTGCAGGCCCTTTATGCCCATGAACCACCGCTACGGTACATAGTAAAATCgagcaaagaaataaaatagagtCCATCTTCTCCATTTTCTTCCTGCGCTCCTCTGCAAATTTCCAGCCCTGAACTGCTAAAACATAGATTTATTTTAGTCTATACCCTTGAGATTTGTTATAAAATACGGAAAAAGTAAAAGAAAAATTCGTTGCCAAAACAGGAAGGAAGAACAACTTTTATTACAAGTTAAAAGTGCCAAAATAGAACTTCTGAAAGGAAAATTCTCAGAGACAGCAATGTTCGCAAATATGAAATCATAAAGAACTACTATTTATAGAGCAGTCAGCAAATGAAGCTTACATCGAAAAATCACCAGTGAAAAATGCCGAAGAATGAATTTAACTTCAAAGGCTCAATCGGAGAAGATGTGGAACACGTCTTTGCACAGAAAATATATTTCCGTAGGAAGGAAGAACTTAAAAGGCGGGCGAGTCCCTTGCGTACGGCTAACGTTCCATCGACATCCGTCAACCGACACCCGTCAAAAATGACGGTCGGCCTTCAAATCTCCAAAATGTTGTGAGAACGATAAAAAACGTAAGAAACTAATATAATATAtcgatttaaatttttttttaacaaaaagtaATTTCTCTAGTGTAGAATATGTATACAAAAACCGTATGTTATATtgcaaatataaatatattataactaGGAGATATTCCCACATATCGACATAATTTGTGTTgcttttgaaaaatacattatAAGAAACTTAAcaataaatgtttaaaatacttGGTAGATTTTTCTATGTATGCCCTTTACACATAGGAAACATATATGGACTCATAGATTTTTAACCGTGAAACGAGTTAACCTGATCCATAATCATCACAAAAAATGATACATTAGacattaaaatgatatttttaattaatagaaTCGTGTATGATAtatatctcataaaattgattaaATAGTACAATCTAACAAGAGTTtcttatgatatatttttctaaCCCAAACATACTTCAAGCAACAGTTCAGTCATGAAATAATACTAAGATTTATACCCGAGGAGAATTGTGCGCGCGCATTCTTTGACCACTTTATGTGAAGCCATCATTTTAATTTCAGCTACCCACTAATGTTCATACCTCAAATGGTGGTTGGCCAaagtaaaatatatataatggtaCATCATCTAATTTTTGTTTAAGTAAGatgatctcatgaatctttatatgtgatacgggtcaaccttaccgatattcacaataaaaagtaatacttttatcataaaaaataatactttttaatgcatgactcaaataagagatctgtctcacaaaatacgacccgtgagatatataaaatttatgataaaataTTAAACAATATGACAACATATGTGCTAGTTAGATAGTTATACACTAAGGGACGTAGCCAAATTTTTTTTGATCCTGGGCTGAGATGTATACCATAATCATATCATTGTTGCCCGAAAAAATGAAAAGCAAGCCATTCATCAACGAAATGTATTGCCAAGGATGAATCTCAAGCATTTTTCACTGCGCAGTATGAATCTTAACATTTTACAAtactaaaattttaatgtaCCGTGGCTTGTACATTTGAATCTTAAATAtcagaaaaatttaaaacagaTGGATCCATGTGAAACCaggaaagaaaaataaaataaaaaaaatatctcaaCCAATGCTAAAAAGGCAAACCTCTTTCACGCATAATTAGTAAATATTACTACTTGAAACACTTAACACCAAATTAACGCATAAGATTCTCATAAAAGCCATTCTAAATGAACCAGTTCATACTACAACCaaacaattttcagaaaattaattcaaactACGACCAAacaattttcttttgcacgCACCGCTAAGTAAACCAATTCATATTAAATGAATAATAATGCCTAGGAAATATTTACACAAATAAAAGTTCAATTACCTCAGTTTTTGCGGAAGACGAACCGCCAAGATCTCCCATGTGAATCTCACTCCCCTCCGTATCCATTTGTTGGAGATGAAGATTTTTTGTGCATAGAGAAGCCCTTGTGAGACGGCTAAGAAATGGGCTAAAGTGGCTCAAAAAATTTACTAAGAAGACTAAAATTTAATACAAAAAGACCCAATACATATTATTACTTGGGGCCAAAATTTTAGCCTGGGCTGGAGCCCACCCCAGCCTTTGGGGTGGCTCTGTCCCTGTATACACTACGCCGACTTGTTGACTTAAAACTTAATGATTTAATACCTAAgcttttaaaaattcaaatttaagcaatcaaatttaaatattatctcAGTCAACTCAGAAGACCATTTTTACATCAAAAGTCCAATTAATGGCACGTGTGCTTGACAACTTTAAGTAATTGATATTCCAAAAACACAAAAACACATGTAAATTTTAtgatacaaatattttatttgaaccGTTCATaaaagaatattactttttatgttaaaagtattaattttattgtaaatatgataGAGTTAACCAATCTCACGAATGAAAATATGTGaaaccatctcacaaaatacacaTTCTTtcaaaatacatataaattttataaatagaaATTCAAGTCTTAGATAACTAACAAGTCTGTGGAAAGAACACTtgacagtttttttttttttttttaaaaataaactaagGTAATATTCACTGCAAAAAAGTAGCCGTATAGAagcggtttttttttttttaaaaaaaaaaattaaagcgaTTTTCGACTTCTCTTAAGATTTTACCACCAATTACAAAATTGTTTCTCCCATTGACGCACCTATGGCTTATAGAAGCGGTTTTTGAAACCGCTGGCAAAAGTTGGAACACCACTCCTTTTGTGCACTTTAAGAATATAGAAGCAATTTCAAACCAATTCTGAAGTCTGGCATTTAGGAATGGTTTATAGGAGCTTTTGAAGCTATAGGATGCAAGAACGCTTGAAAAGCTTTCGGATTGTAGCGGTTTAAAATCGCTCTTCAACCATGTAATAGAA is a window encoding:
- the LOC142526837 gene encoding dirigent protein 22-like, translating into MEKMDSILFLCSILLCTVAVVHGHKGPAGVVKGPEEMKMWYKKLPHLKQKVTELRFYLHDIVSGPNPTNIPIVLANYTIHSPTYFGMIATIDDLLTSGSSPDSEIVGRAQGLFVSAALEKLGFHMTYNFVFTNGKYKGSTLSLIGHNPFKDQYRELPIVGGSGVFRLARGSAMLNTIKYNNTSGDAIVEYDVVVLHYA